DNA sequence from the Primulina huaijiensis isolate GDHJ02 unplaced genomic scaffold, ASM1229523v2 scaffold17361, whole genome shotgun sequence genome:
ACTTTCCAGTGATTTCTGTTGTTGCCATGTTCAAAAGCTTTTACATGCTTTTCAAGGGTTGGCACCGCTTATTTCATGACTGTATAGGTCGTGAAGGGCCATTCTTGGAGACAATATGCATGCCATTTGCTGGTCTTGCAATTTTACTCTGGCCATTAGCTGTTGTAGGGGCGGTATTGGGCTCCATGGTGTCGAGTATCTTCTTGGGTGCCTATGCAGCAGTGATAGTGTATCAGGTTGGATTTTTTCTTACTGCTTGCTTATGTTAGGATTTAGTTCCGAATATTGAAAGGCTCGAGTCACTTCAAGAACCACAATCACACCCGATAACTTTGCAATTGATACAACTTCTGTTTGTCAAGAATTCTGTGGCTAAACCAAATCTTAAGTACTAACAAATCAATGGaagagaaatattttttttcaaacacgCAAACAATGGCACACTATATTTACGTGGTTCGGTCCTTTTGAAGACCTACATCCACTGGAGAAACAGCCATCTTTAATGATTCTCAAGAAGTTACAATACAAGTTTGATCAACCCCCCTCAAAGAAAAGTACGGTCGAGTTTCTTCCCTCATTCTCACTTTTCTTCCTATCACTTGTATTTCCTTCTTTATTATCTGGAgaatttctagtgcaaaatcTCGTCCGAAGAAGATTACCCTTCACCTCCTGAAGTCAACTTCATTTTATAGTTATCGCCATATACCTGCTGCACCAGTCTTCCTTCATCATTGGTTTTCCTTCTAGCTTATCTTATGAGTAGCAACGAACTTGTGGTAACTGTCACTCGGTTATAACCTCTTCCACTGAGTTCAAGCCAGCTTCTCTCATCACCTAGATTCCAAACTTTGAGACATTCAGTATAACTTACATTTCCCACCATTATTGGAAGGggagaaaagaaaggaaaaaactttatttttctcGATTCTTTGAACTCCCTAATCACCTCTATTGTTAGCGACTTAGCGTCCAGTTGTTGGCTTTTGATTGTAGGAGTCCTCCATGTGGTATGGACTTTGTTACATTGTGGCTTCACTGTCTATGTACAATGAATATAGcaatgatgttcttgacatgccTGAGGGATCCTGCTTTCCCAGGTTCTTTCTATCTTTATAACCAAATTCTTGAATatgcattttttaaaaaaaattttacaatatACTGCACTGAATGACTTATTTATCTACAATTTTCTGTAGGCCACATTATAGAAAGAATCAGCCATCAACAACTACCTCTCGCTCCAACTGTATCTCAAGGCCTGATTCTTTCAAAAGGCCTCTCTCTCGTGCAAGTTCTATCAATTCACCTATGCTAGACCTGAAGCCCATTGAGGTATGCTTTTGGTCCAGAGTATTGTATTTGATGGAACATATCAACTTTAAATGAATAAATAGTTTATGAAGCTTCTATTTATTAATGTGTGTTATCTTCTCCATACATATGCCTTTCGGCAATGTAATTATCTTTTAGTTAATTGATGGCTGGTTCGAGGAGTGTCAACGTGTTGGGGAAATTATGGTTTCTGAAGGAATCATAACTCTGCAAGATATTGAGTATGCCAAGAATAACAAAAACAGCGACAAAGTGATTAGCATTGGTTTACCCGCATATTGCCTGTTTCATTTCCTTCTACGTTCGGTGAATGCCAATTCTACTGGTTTACTGCTGAGTACGTGACATTATATCCTCTCTTCTATTTAGAACCATTTTAGAGAGAGTGTTCGTCTGTTACAATCCTGTATCAATTACCTCATGTGTTAGGCTAATCTTTCCGGTTTGGCTCTACTGTTGGGCTTATTGCCTAAAATCATCCTTCAGATGCATGCTGCAATGTTGTTGGAGATAAACTCACAAATTCCATAATACAGCGTGTCTTTACGCTGTaacataatattttctcttGCATATGATTATCGAAGGTTCTTTTACGCTTGCGAAACCGTTGAATCCTTTATAATATTTATCTCTGGTTATCAAAAATTcagtataattttaatttttatgttgagATGGCATCAAGAAAATGGTTGTGCGTACAGGAGACAATGTCACTGAAATAATGCCCTCCAACAGACCAAAAGACACCTACTTCGATTGGTTTCTTAATCCACTTTTGATCATGAAAGACCAGATTAAAGCTTGTAAGCTGACTGAAATTGAGAAGGAATACCTTGGTAAATTAGTTTTGTTTAAAGGTGATCCTTCAAGATTAAATAACTCAATGACTGGCCCGCCACCAGAACCTGAGCTTCGACGTGCTGAACTGGATGCACTTGCCCGGAGGTATGAGCTGCTGTGCTGTCTCTCTATTCGATTTCTTTAAGGAGAAATGAACTGTGCTGCCTACTGATTTTTATGGCTGTCCTGATTTTCAATGGCttctttttgtttgttttgtcaTCAAGACTTCAAGGGATCACGAAATCAATATCAAGATATCCTACTTGTAGGCGTCGATATGACAGTAGTTTGAGAAACATCCTAGAACAGCTTGGTAAGAAGAATGGAGATAGCAGAAAATCAATGCCAAGAACAAAGAGCAAGCTAAGCAAGTTTGTTAGCGGGAAGTCTTTCAAAAGCAAGACAAACAACCCGAGTATCGATCAAGAGGCTCAAACAACCTCTGAAAGAGATCTTGAAATCATATGAATAGTTGGCTGTATCAGCTGTAATACGTTGTATCAGTTTCTATTTATTTAACCGTACTTTCTGATCTAGGTAGATTATTCCTTCTTTCTGTATCATTTTATAAACTCTTTTTTGCATAGACATTCAAATTTTTCAGTGATGATGACGGCTGATGCTTTATTGGGATTCACATCTATTTCTGTCTTTCAAGTATTTGCATTACATCCGAGATGGAACAAATAAGGAGGATCTTCTGGTTGATGCCATTTTGGAGGGTACACCTACATTTGGATAAACGAGATGTACCATTAAAATTTACTCATTCCCGAATCACAAAAGTGATAACATGATGGGGCAACAAGTATCTTGGGGTCCCCAAAAATACAAAGAATTCTCAAATGATGGGGAGAGATTCAAACTAGTGAAATGTACCTGAAACTGCACATCAACCCCACTATTCTTGTATTCCACATGGAGGCATCTTGAGAACTCGACTGATCAATAAATCTGAAAGATACAATCTCATTAAATGAATCTCAACAAAACAACTTGCAAACAAGGATGTGAGACCCTGCTTGAAAGTACAACTATCATAAAATCTAAACCATAGGAATCTCTTTACAAAGAATTCAAATACGGTCATCAGCAGTTTAAACCAGACAGATCAACACCAAGAATCGTTAAAATCCCAGAACATCTATTTCAGATTAACTAGTTATGTGACTTTTCAGCCACTGAAGTTGAATCACAAGGCAATAAACTTCAACATATTTCCATCATCAAAGCACGAACACATGAAATGTCTTCTCCGTTGAATAACAAGAGGCCCGCAAGATCCAACCCACAAAAATAATATAGCAAGAAgaatgaaaataacaaaaatttgaCAGAAAAGATGACGCTTTAGTGGAAGCATAAACAGAATGCAGAGGGTCTGAAGGAGTCAGAtccaacattaaaaaaattgctcCTTTTTTCCTCTTCAGCATCCCAGGCGGCAAAAGAGACCGAGTAACCATCGTAGTTCCCTCGACATTAACCATAACCAAATCATGCGATAACATTTCATCCACTTCATGGAAGAAAAACCTCGAGTAAGGACTAGACTCCGCAACGTTGTAAATCAAAACTCCGACATCTAACCCCTCGACGGCCTCATTGATTCTCCCAATGCCGTTGTTTAAGTCTCCGGTGAAATCCACCACAACAATCATGATGCATATATGGATTTGATAGCATCCGACACCTCTTTGAGCTTATCCAGGTTTCATCCGGCGAGAACCAAGTGGAGCGCTTCCTGTGCCAGCTGAAAAGTGGAGACTTTTCCCACGCCATCGGTGGTCCGCTGATCACAGCCCACGAGCACATTTCTGCATGTTCTTGCCGGTTTGATTCATATAcgatatatatgaaatataatttgCATGTTATTTAGTTGGTAATCATAaaacatattttgtgataattagTGTTTTAAATATATCATTTGTTGATTTTAGGATAATTactaaactttaaaatttactatgttgatgagacatataataaaaatatatattttttaaatgaacgtaaaaatatttttttgtaaaaatatatcgGTGCTGTACTTTTTATCCATCAACAAAGATGCATAGATTGGTGCTTATAGTTtagagaaaattgcatttttgttatatatttacttttttaccAATTTGGTTTTGTATGTAGTAAATTTCAGTCTTAGTAtcgtattttttaatttttgatcattttagttatttttcattGATGTTGTTAATGTGATACTCTACGTTAACACTATgtcggaaaaaaaaaacaaaaatattagaataagattgaaatttgacaattaacaccatgtgagacggtctcacagattttTATTCATAAGACGACTCAACTCtacccatatttacaataaaataataatatttttggtataaaaaataatattcttttatggatgactcaaataaattatatgtcTCACAACTGATAAGACcatctcacatgagtttttctGATATTATATCGTTTCAATGGGATATTTGAAACCATACCAAcatccttgtttgtttaaatccatatttttttctttagtgCCAAAATAATGGagataaattaattcaagttggTGGAGACTGATTGGATGAGATGAGTAATTTCCCAAACAACAATTGGCTTAAAATATGTTGccaaattttgtaaaaaaaagaattattaaGAGCAATATAACTCGCTCGTGAAAATTATACTGATAATACATTTGGGAAAAATATGGTATCAAGActgaatataatataatagataNTAATATTcaatttaaacaatatttaatatataatttttgttatcttttgtttttagaattatatatcacagataattaattttatatcagaaaatattttttgtagaCTAACATTGATGagtattaatttcttgataaatacaattttagtttaaaataataaataaatcaacatatataataaaataaacattcaaataagattttatggtaaatatcaaataaatcaaataaactaatacaataattattaaatttaaattttaaactatatattgatatgattttccctattaaaattttaaatataactaaagaaataaactttcataaaaaaatgttatttttttgtttttgtagaATTAGTTATGttagaacatttcatgttcgcaatcctgattttgatgttaacaaaacttgttaatgtatttctaacatatttactcaagtgtgaagttattaacacaAGAAGGAATCTGAAACTGAGTTtagccaaactgaatttctAGCAAGTTTCGGTATTTTGATGATACCTGTCAgctagatgactcaaataaaaatcTGCTAATTTCAccgatcagaaaactcaatttggaacaagttgtatttcacgtcagttgagCAAAATCGAATGTTATCTAGGCCAGACCGTTCGCTGAATGACCAAACTGATTGCACAAAAAtagcaatcagttgggtatgagcagttgcggtattttggtcatatctctcatctCGGTTATTGGAATGAAGCTATTTAGTATGCTTTGaaaagataagacgatgatctacaaataatcttcagaagtcaaagtctgaatcgaagtttAATATgttgataaatgacgatgaaactactggttctgcacaaactgaaatcagcctCAACACACCAGTTCAAACCGCTGACCAACCAATTTAAGCTTGGGAAAATGTCTAGCAAGgtgaatttgaccgttgcaatttcagaaacagcacagaaactttccaaacgatcatattcttgtgtctaacgtatatatcattgttgagGCCTATAAagacaacatcttgaagatcaaacaagggCTTTTGAAAGGGATTCAAAGCATAAGC
Encoded proteins:
- the LOC140965969 gene encoding uncharacterized membrane protein At3g27390-like: MEPPRGLRASLWSFICFLPYFIGLLILGFIKGIIMFPAILLLMTVGISGIVLGLWPIHFFYTYYCILRTKQFGPSLKLVLFLFIPAILIAWPPVGIACGVLGGATYGLLAPMFATFQAVEEGKTDKFYHCFIDGTWDAVKGSFTIIRDVKDFCYHSYLSIMDDLLKLGPQEGKYYEIRLIYLPQALVAGILGSMIDFPVISVVAMFKSFYMLFKGWHRLFHDCIGREGPFLETICMPFAGLAILLWPLAVVGAVLGSMVSSIFLGAYAAVIVYQESSMWYGLCYIVASLSMYNEYSNDVLDMPEGSCFPRPHYRKNQPSTTTSRSNCISRPDSFKRPLSRASSINSPMLDLKPIELIDGWFEECQRVGEIMVSEGIITLQDIEYAKNNKNSDKVISIGLPAYCLFHFLLRSVNANSTGLLLRDNVTEIMPSNRPKDTYFDWFLNPLLIMKDQIKACKLTEIEKEYLGKLVLFKGDPSRLNNSMTGPPPEPELRRAELDALARRLQGITKSISRYPTCRRRYDSSLRNILEQLGKKNGDSRKSMPRTKSKLSKFVSGKSFKSKTNNPSIDQEAQTTSERDLEII